GGTTTCCTTGGAGGGTCACGGGGGGAACCCCCGCCTCACGTTGGCTCCGCCCCTTGCCTGGCACTGCACTCTCTCAGCCTGTTCCCTCCACTGGGAGCTGGGACCCTAACCCCTCAGAGGGAGGATCCTCTAGAGAGGGGCCTGTGGGCTCGCGGGTTTGTGGGCAGAGCCGGTGCAGACAGTGTCTGAGGGAGCAGGTGACTGGGACGCGGGCCTGGGCACAGGGGGGCTGGGCTGGCCTAGTCGTCTTTGTCCTTGGCGCCATGTTTGAGGATGCGGGTGAACTCCACGTAGTTGAAGTTGCCTTTCTTATCAATGGGCGCCTCGCGGTACATCTCATCCACTTCCTCGTCTGTGAAGCGGTCGCCCATGGTGGTGAGCAGCTCCCGGAGGTGGTCCTCGTGGATGAAAcctggtgggggggtggggggcagggccagggccatgAGACAGGAACTCGGGCCAGGACACACCTAACACCCTCTACCCCCGGGGCCCCCACCAGCCCTTTCAGACCCCAGAGAGGCCAGGAAAAGCCACAGCCCTGGTCTCTGTTCAGTTCAAGGTCGCCAGGGCCCATAGGGAAGAATTCCGCCGTGGGACTGTCGGCGAGGTGTTTCTGCAGCGGacctggggctgggggggcggTGCTGGCTATGTCCTGCTTTAAGAGCCTGAGCCCCAGAGTTCCACTGCCTGAGTTTGAATGCTGATCGCCCCcttctttctagctgtgtgaccttgggcaagttacttaacctctctttgccTGTTTGATCTGGAAAACGGGGGTGAAAATATACCAAGCTGGTAGGGGACTGTGATGGCAGGAAAATGTTCGAACACGCTTAGGCCAGTGGTGTGCCTGTGGCCCCTGAGAAACTGCTGAAGCAGCTACTGCCAGCATCGCTCTGGCCTGTCCCTGGGAGACACCGGCTGTGAGAAGCCCTTTGGAAGATtcgaggatgggggctggtttcTGTACCTCGTTGGCCAGAGGGCCTGAAATGGTTTGGTGTCTGGAAGGGTAGAAAGCAGAGGCCTGGTGTGTTGGGCCAACAGGTGAACTAGGAAATGGGAAAGCTTGGTGGATGTGGGCTGTTTTAGTCTCGCATTTGGGGGAGAAAACAAGAAAGTAGCCTAGCTTTTATGGTTCTGGCAACAGAAACGGGTGATTTCTGTTCTGGCCTTTGGGGGCAAGCGCGGCCGGGTCCCCCCGGCATACGTGGGGGTGCCCTGGGGGAGGTGTGCAGGCCCAGCCCCGTCCAGGCCTCCATCCAGAGGCTGCCGACCTGAGGCCTCCTCGTCGAAGCAGGCGAAGGCGTTGCGGATCACGTCCTCGGGGTCCGTGCCGTTCAGCTTCTCCCCAAACATAGTGAGGAACATCGTGAAGTTGATGGGCCCCGGGGCCTCGCTCATCATGCCCTCCAGGTACTCGTCCGTGGGGTTCTTCCCTGTGGTGGGAGGGCCATTTGTGCCTGCTGTCCTCTCccgtcccctccctcctccctgtcccctcccttcATGGCCCCACAGACAGGAGACAGTAcgttttgtaaactgtaaagcatgTCTCTGGGCCGGCCGGCTCTCTGACTGCTCCCTCCCCGCTCTCCTGGCAGGTGGCCTTGACCACTTTCCTCCTCAGGTCTGGGGTCTGGATGTCCGCCACGGGTAATGCTCACTGAAGTATAAGGGCCCCCATCTGCTGACCGCTCACGGCGTCCCGTGCTCCATGTGCCTTATTGCTTTAACTTTCACCACCTGTGAGGTCAGCAGGCTTATCCCCCTTCACAGGTGTGGGACCTGAGGCCCAGAGGTTAGGACTTGTCCTTAGTCACACAGCGAGTAAGGAGTAGAGCCAGCCCGGGCACAGTTTTGAAAGTAGTTAAACCAGTGAGCTTTGGTGCCACACAGGctagggtttgaatcccagctctatgCCTGTTTCCCCTGCCTCTGAGGAGAACTGTGAAGGTGAAGAAGGCAATGGctgtaaaatgggcagaacaATGATTGGCATTGGCCCTGTGGATTTGAGTCAACTgctggttcaaatcccagctctaccgcttagtagctgtgtgactgtgggcagattacataacttctctgagcctctgtctcctcatttataaagtgggAATGATAATCACACCTACCTAATAGGATTGCTTTGAGATTTAAGATAATACCTGCAGAGCTGcttcttgttattattttattatttgctgctcttgtttttttttgttgttgttgttgttgtttgtgatacgcgggcctctcactgttgtggcctctcccgttgcggagcacaggctccggacgcgcaggctcagcggccatggctcacgggcccagccgctccgcggcatgtgggatcttcccggacgggggcacgaacccgtgtcccccgtatcagcaggtggactctcaaccactgcgccaccagggaagccctgttcttgtTTTTTAACCTGAGGTTCCTTTGTTTTGGGGCATGCcggtgcggcatgcaggatctgagttccctgaccagggatccaacccatgccccctgcaagtGGAattgtggagtcctaaccactggactgccagggaattcccagaggaTGATGTTCTTAACCAGAGGCCATGATTGATCTGTGGACTCACTGACACGAGCTACAAACAGGAGTGAGGATTTTTCTGGGTAGATGCCCAGGCCTGTCATCAAGTCTCTGGGGTTGAGGGCCCCGGGTGCAGGCGCTGCCTCATAAATGGAAAAGAGTCTTCGTGTCCCTgtctcctctgagcctcacacACTCTGCTCTGTCCCCATGGGATGGCTGAGGCCTGAAGAGCTGTGACATGGGGACTCACAGCTCCTCCCCTCGCCAGGCCTCAGTCCTCCTTCCTGCCCGTGACCTCCTCAGGGAGGGAGCCTTCAGGTGAGTCTGGCCTGAAGCTGGGAGGGGTGTGGTGCCGAGCGTGGGCGCAGTGTGTGATGTCAGCCCTCCTGCTCCCTCTACATTGCTTGCTCCTCCCACCAGACACCCTGGGGGTGCACACAAGGGCCACGGTCACCATTGCACAGGaggggaaacaggcacagagcgGGACTGCCCAGCTGTGAGGGGCAATGCCAGGGACTGACTCAGGCCTATCTGGCCATAGGCTGCTGCCTCTACTGTCAgagaccaccccctcccccagccagtgTCTGGCCCAGATGCTCTCACCTGGATGAAGGGGGCACCAGAAACTTGGGTTGAGGGTGGTTGTCTGTGGCTAGCACATGGGGAGGGATATGGAAGCAGAGCCACAGGCTGGGGGCTGGTGTCTGGAGGCCtggcctctgggcctcagtttccccatctgagcaATGGTGAGATGCACTAGATTCCTGAGCCCTTTCAGCTCTGATTCTGATTCTGGGGAAATCACTGGAGTCAGCCTCTCAGAGCCTGACACAGGTGACCTCTAAAGGAGGGGGGCAGATACCCTGGCCTCCCTTCtaaggcctcagtttccccactgtaCAATGGAAAGTCCATGCAGTTCAAACTTTCTTGTAGTTGCTGATCCCTTTCTTTAAAGCAAATGGTACCGGGCAGCCCGATCCACAAATCTGCCTGAGGCAGTCCTGCCCTGGAGTGGGCCTGTCTGGGTTCAAGTCCAGTGGcaaactgctctgtgcctcagtttccctacctgcTAAATGGAGAAAGTGATGGCAGCTACTCTCCAGGGTGGGTGCCTCATGTCAGTGCACAGGAAGTGTTCCGTAAGGGATGAGCAGCCCCACTGCCTGCTCCAGCTGCAGCCCTTGCTGGGCCCACTTGGACTCCCACACCCCGCCCCTGCTCACCCAGCGAGGCCAGCATGTCATGCAAGTCCTCCTTGTCAATGAAGCCATCTCGGTTCTGGTCAATCATGTTGAAGGCCTCCTTAAACTCCTGGATCTGGGACTGGTCAAACATCGCGAAGACGTTGGATGTGGCCCGCTGTGGCCGCTTCTTGGTGGTCTTGGCCTTGGCCCGTTTACTGGACATCTTGGCTGCGGGCGTGTGGGGCTTTCCTGTAGGCAGTGGGTGTAAGTGGGAGAGCCTCCTGTGACCCCAGGCCAGAGAATCTTCTGGCCTGCCCCTGCTCAGCTGTCAGCGCCTGGGCCGGTCTCCGTGCTCCCATAGGCCTGGGGCTTCTGCCACCCAGCTCAGCATACAGCGTTGGCCCTGTGTGATCTGAAACAACTTCCTCTACCTCTCTGAGTGAGTATACTCATCTGGGAATGGGATAGGACTGCCCAGCCGAAGGGATTAATTGACTTAGTGCCCAAGAAGCCCCTGGCATGGTGCCCGGCACAGAGGAAGCTATTTTTGCTGTGACTGTTTGGGTAAGACACTTAGGATTGGGTTCGGTGCCAACCATTTCCGTGCTTTATCTCCTTTAAGCCTTAATAGCATTTACACTGTCCATCTCTCTCCGGCTTACAGGGTGGGTTGCCTTGTGAGAGGCTCTgaggctccctgcccccaccagcaGGAAGGAGCTGGGTCAGCGGCACGCATTCCTGACATTCCtcatcctctcctcctccccatccctctgccctccctcctctggaGGTTCTGGAAGGCCAGTGCTCTGGgcagtctcccttccccccagctgTCCACACTTGACCAGCCCCTTAGGGTGGGAGATAGACCTGATTTGGGCCCTACCCCTTGTTCTCACTCCTCAGTGCTTATAGGAGCATAGAGCTCCCCCCGGCTCAGAAGCCCAGCTTCCTGTCACCCTTGTTTAGACCTGGCCTCCGAGCCTGTCTCACCCATTGCATACAGACCCAGACACTTCACCTTGAAACCCTTGAGGGTTCCcgccatcccctcccctcccccagcaagtCTTGGCCCCTCAGCCTGGCATCAAAGGCCCTGTGTGAACCCCTCCTGCTCTGCTCTCTGACTGGCTATGGCATCCCTCATGGCGTCCCTCCTGCCATCTATGTCTGCTCCCCAGACCCCCCCCCCCGACTTTCCTTCTTGGTCCTTCCCCCTGGAATGCCTTTCCTTCTCCAGCCCAGTTCTGCAGGCAGCCCTTGGGGAGCAGTTCTCCCACCCTGGCTTTGACAGTAAGCACGTAAAGGTCTTTCTCCCTCACAATCAATCAGGGCTGGTGTAAGTCCCCCGATTTAAACCTCAGCCCATGGTGGTGCTCATAGATGCTTGTTTAATGAATGACTATGAAGGCAACTGCAGCCAGTCTGCTGGCCCcactgtacagatggggaaactgaggcccagcaaggGGCTCTCCCTGAACCCTTGTCATGGCTAGTGGGGACTGTGCCCCTGAAGACCTAGGGTCATGTGCCCCTCAGCTGGGGCAGTTGTGGGCCTGGCCGAGGCCCCAGGACTGCTgccctctttcctctgccctgAGTCCCTTTGTCGAGGATCTGCAGGAAGCCTTAAGTGCTCCTCGATCTGTCGCCAGGCCTGTGTCTCATGACCCTGTTCAAGCCATTTGCCGTCTTTGGCCTTTGAGATCTTAAACCCTGAGCTGGGATGCTGGCCAGCCCCAGTCCTTCCCCAGAGCCACGGCTGCCTGTAGTACTGGGTCCCACTGGACTGACACACCTGGCCCTCAGGGTTTCTCCTGTGGTTGCGGGTGGGTAGACAAAAGCCTTTCCCACCCTTGACCTGGGTGGGAGTGGGATGGTGCTGTCGGCAGGGCGTGCCACCGTGTCCTGTGGTTAGTGCTTCGAGGGGCCCACTCCAGCCCTGAGCCAGGTGTTCTCTGGGAACTTTGACTCATGGCACCCACAGAAGGCAGATGAGGAGGAGTCCACTGTGCCCAGCAGAGGCTGTGATGGTTATCATCACTGtcacccccgccccggcccccgtAAAGTTCTAGGGCAGACGTGGCAGGATGAGAGAGAAAGCCGCGACCAAAGGCGGGAGTGGCCAAGAGCTCACCCACTGCTCTGATACTAGCTGGGctcccctgcctccctggccACCCCATCTCCGCCCTCTTGTGCTGAGGGGCCGTGACAGGGCTTGGagcactgaactgtacagtttgTCCATCCCAGCAGTCTTGGGAAGCAGGGTGGGGAGAGTGGGGCGCCCCTCACCGTGCAATTAAAAGAACTGAGGCCCGTGAAGTGGTGTGTCCACGAGAGGGGTAGAGTCCAACTGGAAGCCAGGACCTCTGGGCTAGGGGTGGGTCTGGGGGTGGCAAATGGCCTTTCATGGTGGGCGGATGGCTACTGAGGGGCTGAGGACTCTTTGTGACCAGAGGCAGTTTCCAGTCTTGGTTGAGGGACTGGGGTCAGAGACAGGCTGGCCTCTTAGCCCTGGAGCCGTCCCCTCATCCTCCTGGGAATCCTAGCCAGCGGCGATCCGATATCGCGGGTACTTGGCCTGCTGCAACTACGTGCCACCTCCCCCTTTCTGGTGCCTGAAATCCCACCGTAACAGCAAAGACAAGGCCTGTGTCCCCCGTTACCTCATGGTCCCTATGGCTGGCAGTGCCAGATGCCTTGCTGGTAAGCTCACCTCATCTGAGGCAGTTACCTGACCCTTTCCTGAGAGCAGCCAGAGCAGCTGGAGGGCTGGGGAGGCGCGGGGACCAGGTTCTGAAGCCCAGGTCCTTGTCCAGCCGGGGGGCGGGGTGAGCCCGCAGAGGGCCCCTGGCGCAACTTCCCCACCCAGCTGGCCCAGGTGGGCAGACGGCTCAGAGTGGGCAAGCCCCAGGGCGCGGCACACAGcctcggggtgtgtgtgtgtgtgtgtgtggacggGGGTTACTCCGGTCTCCATCCCTCTCTACTGCCCCAGGAGATGGGGGATGGGACACGGACGCTCTGGAGGACACACATGGGTCCCCTAGGGCAGGGAACACCGGCAGCCACACGTCCTCCCGTCCTCCCGGGCATCCCGAGTCCTGGGCTTGGCACCTCTAACTGCACAGCAAAGGGTCAGGGCCCGGACAGTCTTCCCTGGCCATAGGCCCACTGGTTCCCGGAGCCGGGAACAGTCTCCCTGCTGCCCAGACACAGCCAGAATCCCCGTCAGACCGAGCAACCTCTTAGCCCCAGCCAGGCCCACGAGCTGTCCCTGCCCAGAGGCCCTCCGACACCTCCCTGCGTCCCCAAGTTCGGGCCGCGGCTGTCACACCGCCCACACTAGACCACCCGGGCCGCCGGGCTCCCACCTGGTGCGGAGAAGGCGCTGGCTCGGTGCGCGGAGCGGGTGCGGAGCCGAGGCTGGCGGGCCGTCGGTGGGGTCCGGGCTGGGCGCGgcgggggcgcggggcggggcgcggcgcCGGGCCTTACAAGGCAGAAGAATGTGCGGCAGCGGCGGGATGGGGGCGGGGCCGCGGCAGCCCGGCCTTATTTGGCCTCGACCCACGGCCCCGGGAGGCGGGGTGTTCCCGGGTGAACCCCCAGGCTGCCAGGGCTTTCCCCATCGTGGACCGGGGAGGTGACGGGGGTGAGTAGGGGGCCTGGACTGCCCGGGGAAGGGGGTTTATATAGGCCGGCCCTTCGTCTCCTGCGAGGCCGGCAGAACATGCAGGGGCCTCTAGTCCTCAGACCCTACCCCCATCTTTCCCCCAAAGGCGCGCTGCCCGGCCCATTCCCGGGGGAGGGCCTCCTTCCACCAGGCCAAGTATGGCTTTTTTCCAGTCCCAGAGAAGAGGCGTGTCAGAGAGAACCCACTATCCTCATACAGAGCCAGCAGTCAGCCTCCTGGGGTGTGGGGCGCACATGAAAGTTGGGTAGGACCGTACTGGGGACAGCCCACCTCAGCCAAGTCATTCTTCTCTCAGgtgccctcagtttcctcacctgtaaaatgggagtgtgGTGGTGAGAATTCAGTGAAAGAGTGGCCAGAAAGACCCACGTAGACCCTGGGGAGCCAGCGAGAGGAGCAGGGGCGAGCGGACCCCCGGAGCATCCTTGCCAAAGGGGCtgcaccccctctccccctcctgtTGGCCTGAGCTGGAGGATGGAGTCTGGAAGGACAGACCCATCCCCTCTGCCATCGGGCATCAGGTCCATCAGTTTGACCCGTGAAGCAACACCTTACCCATCAGCCCCTACCTGGACTCCCgtcctgctctctctcccctttgatCCAACACAGACGTTCCCAAGGGAACTTTTCAACGCCCAGTTACTTAGTCTGTAAATATTAACTGACACCTGCtacctgccaggcactgtgcttgggtGCTGGGGTAAGTACTCAAGTAATTGCACTCAGGAAGCATTTGTTCTTGTGGAGGGAAGTACCATGAACAAGTGGCTCCATGGCTTGGAGGGTAGAAATAAATGCCTTGAGGGAGAATAAAACtaggtgaggggagagagagtAGCAGGAGGTGGGGCTGCCTCCCAGGAAGTGACATCTGGGCAGCGCTGAAGGATGTGAGGGAGTGAGCCAGCCCAGAGAGGCTCTGAGGCAGAAGCCCTGTAGGGGGAGCTTGGCCAGGTCACGGTCAAGGAGCAGCGGGAGGTCAGTGTGActgaggggaggggggtgggagaggaggtctGAGAAGCACTAGGGACATAGCCCGGGGATCCTTGTGTTACCCCAAAACTGGatttgcctcttggtgggtgtcaagCCAATAGACACTAACACGCCAAAGATCTGGAGAAGGAAGAATTTATTATTACTCACAGCCAGTAAGGAGAATCTTACTGgtgatctttcccaaagcagtgtttcCCTGAACAGCAAAAcgggggaagttttaagctaagggtacatgcatattcatgaaggggcttgagcagagcaGAAACCCGCAGGGAAATGGGGCCAAGGTCCAAGCTTTAGctgaagtcaggagggtcagCATTACCATTCCGTCCtccacctggggtggggggtctTAGTCCCTGCAGAGCGCAAAGACAAGTTATCATGcctatcccttgaggaggaactaggactctgctcTATCAGTGCACTGTTGTCTGActgccttttctctgttcctgcattcctttgttctcttaagatcattaattactgagacctgttcaagggcaagcattgtggtCAGGCTTAGATCACAGAATGACTTAGCCAAAATgacttctcttatgtcaagaaagccattcctggttctctttctccagggaccccTTAACTTACCTGCTTACACTCGTGGGCCGCTGTAAGACATCAGAGAGTTCTGAGCAGAAGGGTGGCGTGATCTGGGTTATGTTCTAACTGAATCCCctttggggttggggagggggaagcagggagaccagtgaggagCTATTCAACAGGATGAGGTGTCCAGACTAGTGTGGTGGCAGTGGGAGAAGTGATGGGATTCTGGACATATTTTTTTGGCTCGGGAGGGAGGGTGGCCATGCAgtgcagcttgtaggatcttacttccccgaccagggatcaaacgtgggccctgggcagtgaaagcgtggagtcttaaccactggatcaccagggaattcccatctggACATATTTTGAAGTTGCATCCAATAGGATTTTCACATAGATTGGTATGTGTGTGAGAGTCAAGGAAGACTTGAAGACTCCGAGGGTTCTGGTCTGAGCAACTGGAAAGAAAGAGCTGACATTTTCTCTTATGGAAGGAGCAGGTTTGGTGAGAGATCAGAAGTTCTGTTTTggacatattaaaatttaaaaactttattttgaaatagtttcaaaCTTACAGTAAAGTTATAAGAACTGTACAAAGAGCTCCTATATACCTTCACCCAGGTTCTCTAACTGTTAACATTTGGCTTTATTATACTgtcttccgtgtgtgtgtgtgtgtatcctccTCCccaaccatttgagagtaagttgcacaCATCAAGCCCTTTTACCCCAAAATACTTCAGTGAGTATCTCCTAAAAAGGAGATTATATTACATATCCATATTACAGtgattaaaatcaggaaaaatttttttattgaaatatagttgatatacagtattataagttacaggtgtacatacaatatagtgattcacaatttttttttttttttttttgcggtacgcgggcctctcactgttttggcctctcccattgcggagcacaggctctggacgtgcaggctcagcggccatggctcacgggcctagccgctccgcggcatgtgggatcctcccgtaccggggcacgaacccgtgtcccctgcatcggcaggcagactctcaaccactgcgccaccagggaagccctaatactattttttttttaaagatttaattttttttttttttttttttgggctgcattgggtcttcattgctgtgcaggctttctctagttgtggtgagcaggggctactcttccttgcggtgcgtgggcttctcaccgcggtggcttctcttgttgtggagcatgggctataagcatgtgggcttagtagctgtggcacacgggctcagtagttgtggcacacgggcttagttgctctgtggcatgtgggatcctcccagaccagggctcgaacccgtgtcccctgcattggcaggcggattcttatccactgtgccaccagggaagtcccgatttaATACTATTATCTAATTTACAATCCATATTCAGGTTTTGCCAATtatcccaataatgtcctttataaaaAATTGCTTTCTGGTCCAGTAGCCAATCCAAGGTTATCATATTTCTTTGAtctccttctctgtgtgtgtgtgtgtatggtaaaataacaaaatttatcattttaaccaattttaagtgtacagttcagtggcattaagtgcattcacattgttgtacaactaccactaccatccatctccagaactatTGATAAATTCTGTAGCCATTAAATAGTAACTCCCTATTCTTTTCCCTCAGCTGCTaggtaaccatcattctactttctgtctctatgaatttgactactctgggtccctcatataagtggaatcaaacagtatttgtccttttgtgaccagtttatttcacttagcataatttcttcaaggttcatccattttttagcatatgtcagaattgcTTTCCTtcttaaggctaaataatattccattgtgtggagagaccacattttgcttatccattcatctgtcaccaGACATGTGgttctttccatcttttggctgttgtgaataatgctgctattaacatGGGTGTAGTACAAATATCTTTTCACGTCCctgctttttattctttgtatatatataaagaatatatatattctttatatataggtatatatataggtatatataggtatatataggtatatatccagaagcaAAATTgcaggattatatggtaattctgtttttaatttttttgaggaaccgccataccattttccatagaggctgtaccattttacattcccaccaacagtgcgcaaGGGTtgtaatttctctacatcctcgccaacacttgttattttctgttcttctttcttccttcctcccttccttccttccatccttctttccttccttccttccttccttcctttctttctttttaataatagtcatcctaatgggtgtgaag
The sequence above is a segment of the Orcinus orca chromosome 16, mOrcOrc1.1, whole genome shotgun sequence genome. Coding sequences within it:
- the MYL9 gene encoding myosin regulatory light polypeptide 9, which produces MSSKRAKAKTTKKRPQRATSNVFAMFDQSQIQEFKEAFNMIDQNRDGFIDKEDLHDMLASLGKNPTDEYLEGMMSEAPGPINFTMFLTMFGEKLNGTDPEDVIRNAFACFDEEASGFIHEDHLRELLTTMGDRFTDEEVDEMYREAPIDKKGNFNYVEFTRILKHGAKDKDD